Genomic window (Oryza sativa Japonica Group chromosome 3, ASM3414082v1):
GAAACAAAAAACCGCGCACCCGTGGCGGTCAACTCGACCGGCTCCAACCATGTGCCGCGCCACTCGGTCTACCCGTCACGAAGCCGAGACAACTCCCTGCCTCGCTGCTGCCTCGCACAGTCGCGTTCCACGAATGCTCACGCGCGCGCACCCGCGCGGCAGCTGAGCCAAACACGTCGACGGAATTGTGGTCAGAAAACGCAGTGTCGCTTTCGACGGGGGAGGGAAGCCGTGCGCGGCTGCGCGCCCCAACGGGCTATATAAGGCGGTGTCCGGTCTCCCCTGCAGAGGCGCACACACTATCACTTGCTAGGACAGGGTCGTACATGCACACTACCCTCGCCTCCTACGCCCAGGATCTCGCCATGCCTGCCGCCGCACTCGACCTCCTCCCTGACAAGGCGCACCAGCCGTCCATGGCGCCGTCGCTCCACGCCTGGGACTCCCCCAATGGCGCCCCCACTCCCATGCCCAAGAGGTaggctactactactacaaattACTCATGGCGCTGTTGTGTTGTTCGTCTCGTCGTTTTCTTGGAGCTGTTTGTTAATGGTGGTTGGAATTTTGGCGTGCAGGCTGGAAGGGAAGGTGGCCATTGTCACCGGCGGGGCGAGGGGGATCGGGGAGGCGATCGTGAGGCTGTTCGTGAAGCACGGGGCCAAGGTGGTGATCGCGGACAtcgacgacgcggcgggcgaggcgctggcggcggcgctggggccGCACGTCGGGTTCGTGCGGTGCGACGTGTCGGTGGAGGAGGACGTGGAGCGCGCCGTCGAGCGCGCCGTGGCGCGGTACGGGCGGTTGGACGTGCTGTGCAACAACGCCGGGGTGCTGGGCCGCCAGACGCGCGCCGCCAAGAGCATCCTGTCGTTCGACGCCGGGGAGTTCGACCGCGTGCTCCGCGTCAACGCGCTGGGCGCCGCGCTCGGCATGAAGCACGCGGCGCTCGCCATGACCCAGCGCCGCGCCGGCAGCATCATCTCCGTCGCCAGCGTCGCCGGCGTGCTCGGCGGCCTCGGCCCGCACGCCTACACCGCCTCCAAGCACGCCATCGTGGGGCTCACCAAGAACGCCGCCTGCGAGCTCGGCGCCCACGGCATCCGCGTCAACTGCATCTCCCCCTTCGGCGTCGCCACCCCGATGCTCATCAACGCCTGGCGCCAGGGCCACGacgcctccaccgccgacgacgccgacgccgacatcGACCTCGACATCGCCGTGCCCAGCGAccaggaggtggagaagatgGAGGAGGTGGTCAGGGGCCTCGCCACGCTCAAGGGCGCGACGCTGAGACCCAGGGACATCGCCGAGGCGGCGCTCTTCCTCGCCAGCGACGACTCCAGATACATTTCCGGCCACaacctcgtcgtcgacggcggcgtcacCACCTCCAGAAACCTAATTGGCCTTTGACTCTTCTTCTCCCTCTAGATGAATGCGATAGTTTAGAACACAACTAAAAAGGATTTGTTAATGTGACGCAACGCAAGTGTACTCAGCTTCATCCCATTTTGTTAATCTCTTGATTCAATGTGTTAATTGGACTTGTGCAACTGAGCATTGGCCCCCTTTCGTGTTGCATTAACATCTTGCCTGGTCATCTCATTGGTTGTTTCGTGTCACTGTCCATGGATGCTTTGCTACTTGCTTGAATAATCGCCATGGTCCAAAGTGAAGGTTAAATAAAACCCTGGAAAGTACGATTGATCAAGTACAAAATCATACTCTATGAACAGTAGCCGAGAGTTACTTGTGGTCCACCACTCGTTGTCTCGTTGATAGCAATATCAGGGAAAAAACATTTTGCACAACAGATTCCACATCACCGAGTTCAAAACTGAAAAGCCAGTCGACAGAATAGAAACTTTGGACAAAAggtgtgattttttttggcTTAAAATTTGAAGCCACACCCGTCGTTACAGGTTTACAGCTAGCCAGGGACATACTCAACACGCAATGCCCAACAACCCAAGAGAGTACAGTACTGAATTAGGCAAGAGAAGTAAAATTCAATGATCAGATACTGATCTGAAGAAAGACTTGCTGAATTGGGGGGGGCTGATCTGGAGGGAGAGATTTTTGCCAGTTGGGCGCATGCAGAGTCGTCGTCGCAGATAGAGCGGGAGAGGCGACCAGTCAGGGCGTCGCGTTTCACACGAGCGTTGAGGAATCGCTCCAACTTGCGGCGGTGACTTCTTATTACTTGGCTCAAAGCCTCCATTTGGGCCGAGGGGTGTCATGTGCTTCATCGTTATCGATCTATCTGCTCAACCCCCCTTGCCACCACTCCTGAGCCCTGATGTGGAGTAAAATACAAGCGAGTGTTTGGAGACGTCGAATGGGTGCAGTCCACGAGTAGTACCAGTGCTAGCATTAGGCTAGTATCGGTATAAACAAGGTGGCAACGTGCAGCTAGAAAGAAATGCCATTTCATTCAGTCATGTTCATCAGGTGATGCTATATACGCAAACTAACTCAATGGACATGAGTATTCATTTCTTCATCAGGAGGGGAGATGGAATGGAATGAAACAATGTAAAGTGAATCATCTATACAACAAGTATGCAACCTCATTTTGGATGAGATAAGGGTTTGGAGCATGGGAGGCGCCAAGGATTTAACGAGAATATCGTCTTAGAGTGACTTGTACAATAACGGTAAGCCTGTTTGCTGCagttgatgtattttttttctttttcataccGCCGTTTTGGCAAAATCGTATTTGTTCCTTCTAAGATAAATGGAATGCCAGCCGCCTAAGCTGGTCCttcgagaaaaaaataaagaatgtaCAGTATTCTTTTGTCAGGGGAAAATAGAATGCAATATTAAACATTGTAGTAACAGAAAGGGGGGAGGAATTCGGTTCCGCTGAGGAAACCGAATAAAACCATGTGTAAATGTACATGCAAATCAAAACGGGTGTGCGACAATTGAGATCGAAATAAACTTACATATAGTGGGGGATTGGGGAATATATACTCCCATTGGCGACTGACGAAAGCTTCAGCGAGCTTAAGAAAGCTACCAAGCGGCTGTCCGCGCATGCCGATAAACAACGACATGATGCCGAGAAAAGACGACGCCGACGATGCAGCGCGGCAGGGTCGACGCAACAGAGCACTGCATTATCGCGAAGAAATGTTCTATTGGGACCGGGCCAAATGGTAGTATTCCATTTCTAATTGATGACCTTTTGTTAGTTTTAGCGTAAGTCTTTATGCTTTCCGATGCTGAGAAAACTGGCTTTTGTACGTGAAAGCGCGGGTATTTCCTCGAAGTTGTTCGTATGCTTTTCCAGCACAGTATATATACGCTTGCCTGTTGCCTCCCTCGTGTTTTTCATTGAAGCAAAGCCCAAATTTAATACGTTTAATACGTCTGATGGAACCTTTTAGAAATCATTGTATAGTGGTTAGTCCAACCAAGAACATATCCTCCACTAGCACATATGCATATAACCTAGATAACCGCCATTCTTgtggagaagttttttttttaaaataataataataaaagaaacTCTATTGAATTCCAACCAATACACCAAGATGATATGATTAATTTAAGTTATTTAATTCCCTaagacatatttttttaattagtgaATTCTAAAAAACATGTAAATAACATAATAACGATTACTGTGTGAATCtattcttaagaaaaaaaatgtaaatctCAAAAAGAACACGCAAATAACGTCATGTAGATGATAACTACCAGTAACGATGTGGTATCTATAACTAATAATTAAGACAATTATACTCTTCTCTATCTCCTAGAAAATTATCTTTTTACCCTTACTACCTAAGTACTTATGCCAATATTTAAATACCTTTTTAGTGGTACCTTTtcggcctgtttggtacagcaccaactcctaaatttagcttcaggagttgGGCCACAACTCTAGCTCATTTTGTAAGAGAGCttcacccagctccactcccaatTTTGGTGTAGTTGAaattgtttggctgagctccagctccacctgaagctgtgccaaacaggcttTTTATTGTGGAGCGTTGAATCTTTACCTTTTTTAAATGCAAACACCTTAAAACCTCTCATATAACTAAGATGCACACAACCTATAATTATTAAAAGGAAAACGAAAAAAACGATATGACAACAATTATTATACCACAACGAGCTACAATGTACACACAATCTCTACTTTTTTGGGGAAAGGTTGGTCTTGTAACACCAGCAGAGTCTGGCTtcgtttttttatttgaaaaaaataaaattaaaattgctCTCGTCTTTACATATTTCAGAGCAAACACCGCCACCACCAAACTCCTCTCATTTCGCTTTGCAGAATTGCAAGGCAACATGCATCTGGTACATGGGAGTaacttataaaataaaaatgttttgaGAAGAATTTTGTCGTACTGATACGCACGTACAGAGCGATCGAGTAGAGAATTTGCCCCGTACACTCGCACCCGTGCTTCCAGCTCCCGCGATAAATTGTTCCGTACACTCGCGATTCGGTCATCGGCTGGCCGGCCGGGGAGCAGAGCAAcctaagggcatgtttggaaAACAGGGACttatgtcacatcggatgtttatacactaatttagagtattaaatatacactaattataaaacctattctataaccttggactaattcacgagacgaatcttttaagcctaattacaccatgatttgacaatgtgatgctacagtaaacttttcataattatggattaattaggcttaaaaaattcgtctcgcagattagctttcatttatgaaattagtttttttattagtctatgtttaatactccaaattagcgtcaaacattcgatgtgacacggactaaaaagttttagccccatctaaacaccccctaaagcACTCATCAGCCGGGCAGCTCCCCCGAAATCCCTGAATCGCTGTCTCGCTGCCCGCTGCGGCCGAGCACGACGTGCGGAgcgggaggacgacgagctcgctcgctcgctgttTTTTGCCCGCTTAATGCTTTGGTTAGGGTGATCTCAAAGAACAAGAGGACATCGACTTTGCACAGCTCTGTTTTGTTCATGTCTGGTAATGCCGGGATCTTGGCTCCTGTCCCCAGATAGCTTGGGTTTTGGCTCTCTTCTCTGTCTCTCGTGTACTAGGCGCCACGCAGAAGAATACTCTTAACAAGGTCTTGGCTCGTACAGTCGTACTACTAGTAGAGTACTAGTACACCCAGTTGACGCTACACGCGCACTATTAAGAATTGCAACGAGACAATGCGGACAGTAGAGAGATGAGCTTTACAGCTGTGTTAATCTGCTGTGCTGGCACGCAGTCGcagggaggggaggccgggagggTGCTCATGTGCAGCGCGGCCAGGTTCTTCCGTCGAATCGGAGCCCGGCACCCTCGGGTGCAGGCGATGCAAGTACAGGAACTtttctgctgctgccgccgaaAAGATGGGAGAGCCCCTTGCAGTTGTAGTGGTTGTCCGCTTGCACGGGGAGACGCGGCACGGGAGGAATCCGTGTGCTGCGTCAGGCGCTGCGCTCCGAGTCTGATCCCGTCCCCCGTCCGCATCTAGCTTGGCCTTGGCATGGCATTGGGCATGCATATGCGTGCCTTGGCTTCATCTATTGTCACGCTGATTTGATGGACTCCTGTTTCGTCTGCTTGTGCACTGCCTACTCCATCTATCTGCCTATGAGGCCTTCCAGCGAGGCATCGCCTGTTTGATTCCTGCTTACTGTAACGGCAACAGTTTTGTGCTAATATTGAAGCTCACTTGCTAATCATGCAGTTAGTGGATATGGATCGACGTTTTGTGCTCCGAGTACTGATGGCTGTTCAAAAAACATGAAGGCACAAAGCTGAACGAAGTGCAGGTACTGTGCCCATACATATGCTCGATTACAGGCTACTTACAGCTCACTCTTTGGCTCGCGTGAGTCATCACGACGGCACGATGAGCGCCATACCCatacagctagctagctgttgtTTGTCTGAGTACACACACATACATTCAGATCGAGCTGGGACTGCCTGGAAGGCTGCACTCACTTGGTTGTACTGTGGCCAAGGCGCCACAATTTTAAGTGAAACCAAATTCCAATCAGAAGTAGTGCGGCCGTACGGACGTACATACTGGTTACTGTAACGCATGCCGGGACGCGAGTCACGCGACACGAGTACACGACACGTACGCAGGGCGCCTACGTGGTTCAGAGCGGCCGCAGCAAAGCATGGCCAATGGCCAGGCAGACTCATCAGATcataaaccatgcatatgctGCCCTACCGTTCTACATGGCATGGAGCAGAGCCCTGTACCACCACGCACATCCAATTTTCTTTCTGCAGTAGGAGTACCCTCCTCTCCATCAAATTCAGCGACGGCTGACACCGTGACAGAAAGAGAGTGTCCTGaccatctaaaaaaaaaagattcagaAATGAACACAGCCACACAGGCGTCCTCGGCTAGCT
Coding sequences:
- the LOC4332559 gene encoding sex determination protein tasselseed-2; this encodes MHTTLASYAQDLAMPAAALDLLPDKAHQPSMAPSLHAWDSPNGAPTPMPKRLEGKVAIVTGGARGIGEAIVRLFVKHGAKVVIADIDDAAGEALAAALGPHVGFVRCDVSVEEDVERAVERAVARYGRLDVLCNNAGVLGRQTRAAKSILSFDAGEFDRVLRVNALGAALGMKHAALAMTQRRAGSIISVASVAGVLGGLGPHAYTASKHAIVGLTKNAACELGAHGIRVNCISPFGVATPMLINAWRQGHDASTADDADADIDLDIAVPSDQEVEKMEEVVRGLATLKGATLRPRDIAEAALFLASDDSRYISGHNLVVDGGVTTSRNLIGL